A window of the Cololabis saira isolate AMF1-May2022 chromosome 19, fColSai1.1, whole genome shotgun sequence genome harbors these coding sequences:
- the LOC133419242 gene encoding chromobox protein homolog 2-like, whose product MEGVTVGQVFDAECILSKRSRKGKLEYLVKWRGWSSKHNSWEPEENILDPRLLAAFHKREQERELLFQKKGKRPRGRPRKILPPPAATKDSSSSSSSSSGLSELPSSSSSEDEEQTRKSKPGPRVHPVPQKRPQIMLAKPDPSRKKRGRKPLHPDLKALRQAKLRAPPPPPRHHQPLRLPGEEPRPGVKKPLQPASFTYTGLSRSSREEAASTSPSTSTSQTSGSSFSPANSSKPLGCIWTGRSVSSSSSSKALLSQKSSELRRSVSEAAGGFKTLKPAGGSSAALGAHRSFGGGQAALQRSPLGHRRPDGAGIKAGLLQRKQQNSSHCKPPSSPRDRAGPGLSLRGLNPQGVGKPPAAGGLQGPAGFRGGAVLKGALGGAKDTRLPAGGQLSARAADGAAEQGWGRGLPAEERKHGLGAQNRSLNELSTGDSDETSSSESERDASLFPDDHDGRLGLGAGGAGGLDTETDWRPTRGLLEHVFVTDVTANFITVTVKESLTSVGFFSSRNH is encoded by the exons ATGGAGGGGGTGACGGTGGGCCAGGTGTTCGACGCCGAGTGCATCCTCAGCAAGAGGTCCAGGAAG gggaagctggagtacctggTCAAGTGGAGAGGCTGGTCGTCCAA GCACAACAGCTGGGAACCGGAGGAGAACATCCTGGACCCGCGGCTGCTGGCAGCGTTTCACAAGAG GGAACAAGAGCGAGAGCTTCTGTTTCAGAAGAAAGGGAAGAGGCCACGAGGACGACCCCGGAAGATTCTG CCCCCACCAGCCGCCACCAAGGACAGcagctcctcgtcctcctcgtcctccggcCTCTCCGAGCTGCCCTCCTCTTCGTCCTCCGAGGATGAAGAGCAGACACGGAAGAGCAAGCCGGGTCCTCGGGTCCACCCGGTCCCCCAGAAGAGACCCCAGATCATGCTGGCCAAGCCGGACCCGTCCCGCAAGAAGCGCGGGAGGAAGCCGCTGCACCCGGACCTGAAGGCGCTCCGCCAGGCCAAGCTCCGCgcccccccgcctcccccgcgCCACCACCAGCCGCTCCGCCTGCCCGGCGAGGAGCCGCGGCCCGGCGTGAAGAAGCCGCTGCAGCCGGCCAGCTTCACCTACACGGGCCTGAGCAGGAGCTCCCGAGAGGAGGCGGCCTCCACctccccctccacctccacctcccagaCCTCCGGCAGCTCCTTCTCCCCGGCCAACTCCTCCAAACCGCTGGGCTGCATCTGGACCGGCCGCTCCGTGTCCAGCTCCTCGTCCTCCAAAGCGCTGCTGTCGCAGAAGAGCTCGGAGCTGCGGCGCTCCGTCTCCGAGGCGGCCGGCGGCTTCAAGACCCTGAAACCCGCCGGCGGCTCGTCGGCGGCGCTGGGAGCCCACCGGAGCTTCGGCGGGGGCCAGGCGGCGCTGCAGCGCTCGCCGCTGGGGCACCGGAGGCCGGACGGGGCGGGGATCAAGGCCGGGCTGCTCCAGCGCAAGCAGCAGAACTCCAGTCACTGCAAACCGCCGTCCTCGCCCCGAGACCGGGCCGGCCCGGGCCTGAGCCTGCGAGGGCTCAACCCGCAGGGCGTTGGCAAGCCGCCCGCCGCCGGCGGACTGCAGGGGCCGGCCGGCTTCAGGGGCGGCGCCGTCCTCAAAGGCGCGCTGGGCGGTGCCAAAGACACTCGTCTGCCCGCCGGGGGGCAGCTCTCCGCTCGGGCGGCGGACGGCGCCGCCGAGCAGGGCTGGGGGAGGGGCCTTCCGGCGGAGGAGCGGAAACACGGGCTCGGCGCTCAGAACCGCAGCCTGAACGAGCTCAGCACCGGCGACTCGGACGAGACGAGCAGCAGCGAGTCGGAACGCGACGCCTCGCTGTTCCCCGACGACCACGACGGCCGGCTGGGTCTGGGCGCCGGCGGCGCCGGCGGGTTGGACACAGAAACGGACTGGCGGCCCACGCGGGGCCTCCTGGAGCACGTCTTCGTCACGGACGTCACTGCCAACTTCATCACGGTGACGGTGAAGGAGTCGCTGACCAGCGTGGGATTCTTCAGCTCCCGGAACCACTGA